The DNA region GCGACCTCGCGATGGAGCCGGCGGCAGACGGAGCAGAGGATCTCCTGGTCCGCGGACGGCGTCTCCAGGCACTGGTCGCACGGGACGTAGTCGAGAACGAGACGGAGCTTGGGGTCCATCGGGTGCGCGCAGATGCCCGGAACCGCCCTTAAACCCGCCGGTCGGCGCGGCCCGCGCCGCGTCGCGAAAGCGAACGCTTTTCGCGCGCGCGGACGGTGCCGTCGCGATGGGCGCGTACAAGCGGGCGGTGACGCGCATCCTCGTCGCCGTCCTCGCGCTGAACCTCCTCGTCGCGCTCGCGAAGGCGTGGGCCGGACTCGAATCCGGGTCGCTCGCGCTCGTGGGCGACGCGCTCGCGAGCGGCGTCGACGCCGGGTCGAACGTCGTCGCGCTCGTGGTCATCCATTACGCCACCCGGCCCGCGGACCGCGACCACCCGTACGGGCACCGCAAGTTCGAGACGCTCGCCGCCTTCGTCCTCTCGGGCCTCCTCTTCGTGACCGCCTTCGAGGTCGCGCGCGAGGCGATCCGCCGGCTCGTCGCGGGCGAGACGCTCGTCGAGCCCACCGCGGTCACATTCGCGGTCGCCGCCGGCACCCTCGTCGTGAACCTCGCCGTCGCGGCGTACGAGCGCCGCGCGGGCGAGCGGTTGCAAAGCCAGCTCCTCAAGGCCGACGCGA from Candidatus Thermoplasmatota archaeon includes:
- a CDS encoding cation diffusion facilitator family transporter — translated: MGAYKRAVTRILVAVLALNLLVALAKAWAGLESGSLALVGDALASGVDAGSNVVALVVIHYATRPADRDHPYGHRKFETLAAFVLSGLLFVTAFEVAREAIRRLVAGETLVEPTAVTFAVAAGTLVVNLAVAAYERRAGERLQSQLLKADAMHTFSDVFVTVGVLGSLALAAAGFGAADAIVSLGVAGFIAWTGFGVFREVAPVLTDRAPFEAERIAEIVRAVPGVASVHDIKSRGHPQEAFIQMHLVVEPRDLDEAHAVTEAVERALERELGAKEVVVHVEPDEDAPLAPGAGDEAR